The proteins below come from a single Euleptes europaea isolate rEulEur1 chromosome 5, rEulEur1.hap1, whole genome shotgun sequence genomic window:
- the LOC130477598 gene encoding dnaJ homolog subfamily B member 11: MSPRSLGGLLVLLCMLGAAIAGRDFYKILGVSRSASVKDIKKAYRKLALQLHPDRNPDDPRAQEKFQDLGAAYEVLSDEEKRKQYDAYGEEGLKEGHQGSHGDIFSHFFGDFGFMFGGSPRQQDRNIPRGSDIIVDLEVTLEEVYSGNFVEVIRNKPVARQAPGKRKCNCRQEMRTTQLGPGRFQMTQEVVCDECPNVKLVNEERTLEVEIEPGVRDGMEYPFIGEGEPHVDGEPGDLRFRIKVLKHPVFERREDDLYTNVTISLVEALVGFEMDIAHLDGHKVHIARDKITKPGAKLWKKGEGLPNFDNNNIKGSLIITFDVDFPKEQLTSEQREGLKQLLRQASVQKVYNGLQGY, encoded by the exons ATGTCCCCTcgctcccttggtggtctcctagtGCTGCTGTGCATGCTTGGGGCCGCCATTGCTGG gagAGATTTCTACAAAATCTTGGGAGTGTCTCGCAGTGCATCTGTTAAAGATATTAAAAAGGCCTACAGAAAGTTAGCCCTACAGCTGCATCCAGACCGTAACCCCGATGATCCACGTGCGCAGGAAAAGTTTCAGGATCTTGGGGCTGCCTATGAG GTGCTATCAGATGAGGAAAAGCGAAAGCAGTATGATGCATATGGAGAAGAAGGTTTAAAAGAAGGTCACCAGGGTTCCCATGGAGATATTTTTTCACA TTTCTTTGGGGACTTTGGCTTCATGTTTGGAGGAAGTCCTCGCCAGCAAGACAGAAACATTCCaagaggaagtgacatcattgtggaTCTAGAAGTTACACTGGAAGAAGTGTATTCAGGAAACTTTGTGGAA GTTATTCGTAACAAACCAGTAGCAAGACAAGCACCCGGTAAAAGAAAATGCAATTGCCGGCAAGAGATGAGGACAACCCAGCTAGGCCCAGGGCGTTTCCAGATGACCCAAGAAGTGGTCTGTGATGAGTGTCCCAATGTCAA GCTTGTGAATGAAGAGCGGACCCTAGAGGTGGAGATAGAGCCTGGTGTGAGGGATGGCATGGAATATCCCTTTATTGGGGAAG GTGAACCACATGTTGATGGGGAGCCAGGTGACCTGCGCTTCCGAATAAAAGTTCTTAA GCATCCAGTCTTCGAACGAAGAGAGGATGATTTATATACAAATGTGACTATCTCGCTGGTCGAGGCTCTAGTGGGCTTTGAGATGGATATTGCCCATTTGGATGGGCATAAG GTCCACATTGCCCGGGATAAAATCACAAAGCCTGGAGCAAAgctgtggaagaaaggggaaggTCTTCCCAATTTTgacaacaacaacattaaagGCTCTCTAATAATCACATTTGATGTGGATTTTCCCAAAGAGCAACTGACAAGTGAACAGCGAGAAG gCCTAAAACAGCTGCTAAGACAGGCATCGGTTCAGAAGGTGTACAATGGTCTGCAGGGATATTAA
- the LOC130478105 gene encoding endothelial protein C receptor-like: protein MLILLLPLLPWLFCHWAYGADFHAINMFHRSYFPDSSSVEVVGNATLDGKLTHTLKGHNEQINVSQLLPLEPSHLWKQRKSNLRLYLQQFQDMVKVTARERNVAYPFHVQCAHGCLIFHNGTSHSFYDVALNGLALLKFYAANTTWVPLEASSVAWYASSQLNMYNETTKSLQFFLQKTCVNFVREHSDVNQPLTGGHQGRSHTPLVLGIIVGAFALLGLAVCIFLCTGGKK from the exons ACTTTCATGCTATCAACATGTTCCATCGGTCCTACTTCCCAGACAGTAGTTCAGTGGAAGTTGTAGGCAATGCCACCCTGGATGGAAAGCTCACTCACACTTTGAAGGGGCACAATGAACAGATCAATGTGAGCCAGCTGCTCCCACTGGAGCCTTCCCATCTCTGGAAGCAGAGGAAAAGCAACCTGCGCCTGTACCTACAGCAGTTCCAGGACATGGTCAAAGTGACAGCTCGTGAAAGGAATGTAGCAT ATCCCTTCCACGTACAGTGCGCCCATGGCTGCCTGATCTTCCACAATGGCACCAGCCACAGCTTCTATGATGTCGCACTGAATGGGCTTGCTCTCCTGAAATTCTACGCTGCCAACACAACGTGGGTGCCGTTAGAGGCCTCTTCCGTGGCCTGGTATGCCAGCAGCCAACTCAACATGTACAATGAGACCACCAAAAGCCTACAGTTTTTCCTACAAAAAACATGTGTTAACTTTGTGAGGGAGCACAGCGATGTAAACCAACCCTTGACTG GAGGACATCAAGGACGCTCACATACCCCACTGGTGCTGGGCATCATTGTGGGTGCCTTTGCTCTATTGGGCCTAGCTGTTTGCATCTTCCTATGCACAGGAGGGAAAAAATAA